A genomic stretch from Candidatus Binatus sp. includes:
- a CDS encoding enoyl-CoA hydratase/isomerase family protein: MDFNTILYGARDGVAKITINRPERMNGYNETMIKEMVAAIDLARQSDDVRVLVITGSGRAFCAGGDISGAPDSRSRFHGHPMGHMLEMREGFHQIVLSLHRFDKPVIAAINGAAVAGGLTLALSCDFRIASDQARLGDTALKFALLCDEGGAYLFPRFMGLDRALKMTLLSEVYDAKTALELGLVTEVVPHAELDARVNDFARKLADGPPLAIRLAKRMMYKQREMTLENALEDAALNVMITNPSEDVREGTRAFREKRKPAFKGR, encoded by the coding sequence ATGGACTTCAACACAATCCTGTACGGGGCGCGCGACGGCGTCGCGAAGATCACGATCAATCGTCCCGAGCGGATGAACGGCTACAACGAGACGATGATCAAGGAGATGGTCGCGGCGATCGATCTCGCGCGGCAATCCGACGACGTGCGCGTGCTGGTGATCACCGGCAGCGGGCGTGCGTTCTGCGCCGGCGGCGATATCAGCGGCGCGCCGGACAGCAGGTCGCGATTCCACGGGCATCCGATGGGACACATGCTCGAGATGCGCGAGGGGTTCCATCAGATCGTGCTGTCGTTGCATCGCTTCGACAAGCCGGTGATCGCCGCGATTAACGGCGCCGCGGTCGCGGGCGGACTGACGCTGGCGCTCTCGTGCGATTTCAGGATCGCATCGGACCAGGCCCGGCTCGGCGACACCGCGCTCAAGTTCGCGCTGCTCTGCGACGAGGGCGGCGCGTACCTGTTCCCGCGCTTCATGGGGCTCGATCGCGCGCTCAAAATGACGCTGCTCTCGGAAGTGTACGACGCGAAGACGGCGCTCGAATTGGGACTCGTGACCGAGGTGGTCCCGCACGCGGAACTCGACGCGCGGGTGAACGACTTTGCGCGCAAGCTGGCCGACGGTCCGCCGCTGGCGATCAGGCTCGCGAAGCGCATGATGTACAAGCAGCGCGAGATGACGCTCGAGAACGCGCTCGAAGACGCCGCGCTCAACGTGATGATCACCAATCCGTCCGAGGACGTGAGGGAAGGCACTCGCGCTTTTCGCGAGAAACGCAAGCCCGCATTCAAGGGCCGCTAA
- a CDS encoding pyridoxamine 5'-phosphate oxidase family protein: protein MPMKKKDIEKLLKKPNVAVVAVTAPGGAPHAVPTWYEYDKGQIFFHTGAEAFKTKCLQADPRVTLVVDTRKPPYKSVILKGSATLEEKTDDKRLERMAHAYLGKKQGKAYAKGLKGQKVIVVSFKPEHTVSWDYGKESP from the coding sequence ATGCCGATGAAGAAAAAGGACATCGAGAAGCTGCTCAAGAAGCCCAACGTCGCGGTGGTCGCAGTGACCGCGCCCGGCGGCGCGCCGCACGCGGTGCCGACCTGGTACGAATACGACAAGGGGCAGATTTTTTTTCACACCGGCGCGGAAGCATTCAAGACCAAGTGTTTGCAGGCCGATCCGCGCGTCACGCTGGTGGTCGATACCAGGAAACCGCCCTACAAGTCGGTGATCCTGAAGGGCAGCGCGACGCTCGAGGAAAAGACCGACGACAAGCGGCTCGAGCGGATGGCGCATGCGTACCTCGGCAAGAAGCAGGGCAAGGCCTACGCCAAGGGGCTCAAGGGGCAGAAGGTGATCGTCGTGAGCTTCAAGCCGGAGCATACGGTGTCGTGGGACTACGGCAAGGAGAGTCCGTGA
- a CDS encoding BrnT family toxin: MPFEWDEAKDRTNLAKHGIDFDEAIHIFDGPVLEIVDARRDYGETRILAIGLASGREISLVYTWRGPNRRIITARRAHAIERRAYRQAFATADRQRED, from the coding sequence ATGCCGTTCGAGTGGGACGAGGCCAAAGATCGCACCAATCTGGCCAAGCATGGAATCGACTTCGACGAAGCAATCCATATCTTCGACGGACCGGTGCTCGAGATAGTTGATGCGAGGCGCGATTACGGCGAGACGCGCATTTTAGCAATTGGGCTCGCCTCTGGGCGCGAAATTTCACTGGTCTATACCTGGCGCGGACCGAATCGAAGAATAATAACCGCGCGGAGGGCACATGCGATTGAGCGAAGAGCATATCGTCAGGCGTTTGCGACCGCTGATCGACAGCGGGAAGACTGA
- a CDS encoding BrnA antitoxin family protein, whose translation MRLSEEHIVRRLRPLIDSGKTDWKRVDALTDREIEEAIASDPDAAPLLDEEWFRTAKLVMPERKVPVSMRIDREVLDWFKRAGRGYLSRMHAVLRAYVAAQSKTKTRKASKTAKSRSQRKSAGAKSKVVSRARSKGVRRHAK comes from the coding sequence ATGCGATTGAGCGAAGAGCATATCGTCAGGCGTTTGCGACCGCTGATCGACAGCGGGAAGACTGATTGGAAGCGGGTAGATGCGCTGACCGATCGGGAGATCGAGGAAGCGATTGCGTCCGACCCCGACGCGGCGCCGCTGCTCGACGAAGAGTGGTTCCGCACCGCAAAACTGGTGATGCCCGAGCGCAAGGTGCCGGTCTCGATGCGAATCGATCGCGAGGTGCTGGATTGGTTCAAGCGCGCGGGCCGCGGTTATCTCTCGCGGATGCATGCAGTGTTGCGCGCCTACGTTGCGGCGCAATCCAAAACAAAAACACGCAAGGCGTCGAAGACGGCGAAGTCCCGCAGTCAGCGCAAAAGCGCCGGCGCGAAATCAAAAGTGGTCAGTCGTGCGCGGAGCAAGGGCGTGCGTCGTCACGCGAAGTGA
- a CDS encoding nitronate monooxygenase family protein — translation MLKTRFCELFGIEYPIVSAGMGGVALAKLAAAVSEADGLGTIALAGISPSGIHDEIAAARKLTRKPIAVNLLIPFLRPGIFEALANEPIAAVTLFWGDPAEQIPPCKRLGLKVIWQCGSAAEALAAKRAGADAIIAQGFEAGGHVRGVVTTFALIPEVRDAIGDLPMLAAGGIADGRGLAAALALGADGAVFGTRFLASRESAAHPLFKQALIAAHASDTVHTKLYDVGWPDAAHRVIRTPLFDAWERAGRPESGKRPGEGESNARIKRPDIEVPLVRYSVMAPSDYIEGDISGLAFYAGQSVSYVHEIAPAGEIVRQIANEARDVIASRLAPLAR, via the coding sequence ATGCTGAAGACCAGATTCTGCGAACTGTTCGGAATCGAGTATCCGATTGTGTCGGCGGGAATGGGCGGTGTCGCGCTCGCGAAGCTGGCGGCGGCGGTTTCCGAAGCGGACGGACTCGGGACAATCGCGCTGGCCGGTATCTCGCCCAGCGGCATACACGACGAAATCGCGGCAGCGCGCAAGCTCACGCGCAAGCCAATCGCGGTGAATCTTCTGATTCCATTTTTGCGCCCCGGCATCTTCGAGGCGCTCGCCAACGAGCCAATCGCGGCCGTGACGCTTTTCTGGGGCGATCCCGCGGAACAGATCCCGCCGTGCAAACGACTCGGGCTAAAAGTGATCTGGCAATGCGGCTCCGCGGCTGAAGCGCTCGCAGCAAAACGCGCCGGCGCCGACGCGATAATCGCCCAGGGCTTCGAGGCAGGCGGGCATGTTCGCGGCGTGGTCACGACGTTTGCGCTGATTCCCGAAGTGCGCGACGCGATCGGCGATCTGCCGATGCTTGCGGCGGGCGGAATCGCGGACGGACGCGGACTCGCGGCCGCACTAGCGCTGGGCGCCGACGGCGCGGTATTCGGCACGCGATTTCTCGCATCGCGCGAATCGGCGGCGCATCCGCTATTCAAGCAGGCGTTGATTGCGGCGCACGCATCGGACACCGTGCATACGAAGCTTTACGATGTCGGATGGCCCGACGCGGCGCATCGCGTGATCCGGACGCCGCTGTTCGACGCTTGGGAGCGCGCCGGCCGCCCCGAATCCGGCAAGCGTCCTGGCGAGGGCGAATCGAACGCGCGGATCAAGCGCCCGGATATCGAGGTGCCGCTGGTCAGATATTCAGTGATGGCGCCTTCGGATTACATTGAGGGCGATATCAGCGGTCTGGCGTTCTACGCGGGTCAATCGGTGAGTTACGTGCATGAGATCGCGCCGGCTGGCGAGATTGTGCGACAGATTGCGAATGAAGCGCGCGACGTGATCGCGTCGCGCCTCGCGCCGCTCGCGCGCTAG
- a CDS encoding Mrp/NBP35 family ATP-binding protein, producing the protein MARQVPIEAVFEALGSVKYPGYSADIVALGIVEAAEAIPTGGYAITLRQATEREEVIRELAARIHQALTHDLGIPKVELRAHRIEAELGEKTGRVRLEGIKHIVAVGSGKGGVGKSTVAANLALALASLGLSVGLLDADIYGPSIPMMFGVGAERPKSAGGQNFYPIEKYGVKMISIGFFLGEKAPIIWRGPMVMGAVRQFLKDTLWGSQDFLIVDLPPGTGDAQLTLAQQVSIDGVVIVTTPQDVALLDANRAVKMFRQVHCPILGVVENMSYFVCPDCGERDELFGEGGGERMAREEGTRVLGRLPIYPEVREAGDAGMPIVIANPKHPASAAFIELARQIVEATSAG; encoded by the coding sequence GTGGCGCGACAAGTTCCAATCGAGGCGGTTTTCGAGGCACTGGGCAGCGTAAAGTACCCGGGCTACTCGGCGGATATCGTCGCGCTTGGGATCGTCGAGGCAGCCGAAGCAATTCCGACCGGCGGCTACGCGATCACGCTGCGGCAGGCGACCGAGCGCGAAGAAGTCATTCGCGAGCTTGCCGCGAGGATCCATCAGGCGCTCACGCACGATCTCGGAATACCCAAAGTCGAACTGAGGGCGCATCGCATCGAGGCGGAACTCGGCGAGAAGACTGGCCGCGTCCGGCTCGAGGGCATCAAGCATATCGTCGCGGTGGGCAGCGGGAAGGGCGGCGTCGGCAAATCGACGGTGGCGGCGAATCTCGCGCTGGCGCTGGCGAGCCTGGGGCTTAGCGTCGGGCTGCTCGACGCGGATATCTACGGGCCGTCGATACCGATGATGTTTGGCGTCGGCGCCGAGCGGCCGAAATCCGCGGGCGGGCAGAATTTTTATCCGATCGAGAAGTACGGCGTGAAGATGATCTCGATTGGATTTTTTCTGGGCGAGAAGGCGCCAATCATCTGGCGCGGTCCGATGGTGATGGGCGCGGTGCGGCAGTTTCTGAAAGACACGCTCTGGGGCTCGCAGGATTTTCTGATCGTCGATTTGCCGCCGGGGACCGGCGACGCGCAATTGACGCTTGCGCAGCAGGTGTCGATCGACGGCGTGGTGATCGTCACGACGCCGCAGGACGTGGCGCTGCTCGACGCGAATCGCGCGGTGAAGATGTTCCGGCAGGTGCATTGCCCGATTCTCGGCGTGGTCGAGAACATGAGCTATTTCGTTTGTCCCGATTGCGGCGAGCGCGACGAATTGTTCGGCGAGGGCGGCGGCGAGCGGATGGCCAGGGAAGAAGGCACGCGGGTGCTCGGACGGCTGCCGATTTATCCCGAGGTGCGCGAAGCGGGCGACGCGGGGATGCCGATCGTGATCGCGAATCCGAAGCATCCGGCGAGCGCGGCATTTATCGAGCTGGCGCGGCAAATCGTCGAGGCAACCTCCGCAGGCTAA
- a CDS encoding YfhL family 4Fe-4S dicluster ferredoxin: MSTLITEECINCGACEPECPNTAIYEGGAQWEQDGATNPAIKEDIYYIVPDKCTECVGFFDQEQCAAVCPVDCCIPDPNIPETEEVLIERARKLHPEQTFGADYPSRFRKS; encoded by the coding sequence ATGTCCACGTTGATCACAGAGGAATGCATCAATTGCGGTGCGTGCGAGCCGGAGTGCCCGAACACTGCGATTTACGAAGGCGGCGCGCAATGGGAGCAGGATGGCGCGACGAATCCCGCGATCAAGGAAGACATCTATTATATTGTTCCCGACAAGTGCACCGAGTGCGTCGGTTTTTTCGATCAGGAACAATGCGCGGCGGTATGCCCGGTCGATTGCTGTATCCCGGATCCAAACATTCCGGAGACCGAGGAAGTTTTGATCGAGCGCGCGCGCAAGCTTCATCCTGAGCAGACTTTCGGCGCCGACTATCCGTCGCGGTTCCGCAAATCCTGA
- a CDS encoding inositol-3-phosphate synthase → MKEPVRIAPANGKLGVLLPGMGAVSTTFIAGVEAVKRGIGAPIGSLTQLATVRLGKRTEGRTPLIKDFVPLASLNDLEFGGWDIYEDTAYEAARNAAVLDPALLEKVREPLEKLHPMEAVFDQEYVRRIHGPNVKEARTKMDKAEMLMDDIRGFRERTGVARTVMVWCGSTEVFHRPAEVHQTLKAFEAGLANNDPEIAPSQIYAYAALKMNIPYANGAPNLSTDTPALLGLARERNVPICGKDFKTGQTLMKTIIAPGLKARMLGLSGWFSTNILGNRDGEVLDDPGSFKSKEETKLSVLDEILQPKLYPQLYGNLFHSVKINYYPPRGDAKEGWDNIDIFGWLGYPMQIKINFLCRDSILAAPLVLDLVLFMDLAQRAEMRGIQEWLSFYFKAPLHAPNLYPEHDIFIQLMKLKNTLRWMRGEDLITHLGLEYYD, encoded by the coding sequence ATAAAAGAGCCGGTCCGAATCGCTCCGGCGAACGGCAAACTCGGCGTGCTGCTGCCCGGGATGGGCGCGGTCAGTACTACTTTCATCGCGGGCGTCGAGGCGGTCAAGCGCGGAATCGGCGCGCCGATCGGATCGCTCACGCAACTTGCGACCGTCCGTCTCGGCAAGCGCACCGAAGGACGCACGCCGCTGATCAAGGATTTCGTACCGCTGGCGAGCTTGAACGATCTCGAGTTCGGCGGCTGGGACATCTACGAAGACACTGCGTATGAGGCCGCGCGCAATGCGGCGGTGCTCGATCCGGCGCTGCTGGAGAAGGTGCGCGAGCCGCTCGAAAAACTTCATCCGATGGAAGCGGTGTTCGATCAGGAATACGTGCGCCGAATTCACGGGCCGAACGTCAAGGAAGCGCGCACCAAGATGGACAAGGCCGAGATGTTGATGGACGACATCCGGGGTTTTCGCGAGCGCACGGGTGTCGCGCGCACGGTGATGGTGTGGTGCGGTTCGACGGAGGTGTTTCATCGGCCCGCGGAAGTTCATCAGACGCTGAAGGCGTTCGAGGCGGGGCTCGCGAACAACGATCCGGAGATCGCGCCGAGCCAGATTTACGCGTACGCCGCGCTCAAGATGAACATCCCGTATGCGAACGGCGCGCCGAATCTCAGCACCGATACGCCGGCGCTGCTCGGGCTGGCGCGCGAGCGCAACGTTCCGATCTGCGGCAAGGATTTCAAGACCGGGCAGACGTTGATGAAGACGATAATCGCGCCGGGGCTGAAGGCGCGGATGCTCGGCCTGTCGGGATGGTTCTCGACGAACATCCTGGGCAATCGCGACGGCGAGGTGCTCGACGATCCGGGGTCGTTCAAATCGAAGGAAGAAACCAAGCTCTCGGTGCTCGACGAAATTCTGCAGCCGAAGCTGTATCCCCAGCTCTACGGCAATTTGTTTCATTCGGTGAAAATCAATTACTACCCGCCGCGCGGCGACGCGAAAGAGGGCTGGGACAACATCGATATTTTCGGATGGCTCGGCTATCCGATGCAGATCAAGATTAATTTTTTGTGCCGCGATTCGATTCTTGCGGCGCCGCTGGTGCTCGACCTCGTGCTGTTCATGGACTTGGCGCAGCGCGCGGAGATGCGCGGAATCCAGGAGTGGCTGTCATTTTATTTCAAGGCGCCGCTGCACGCGCCGAACCTGTATCCCGAGCACGATATTTTCATTCAGTTGATGAAGCTCAAGAACACGCTGCGCTGGATGCGCGGTGAGGATTTGATCACGCATCTCGGGCTCGAATACTACGATTGA
- the coaBC gene encoding bifunctional phosphopantothenoylcysteine decarboxylase/phosphopantothenate--cysteine ligase CoaBC, giving the protein MSVLAGKTIVLGVSGGIAAYKAAEIVRLLVTAGANVRVMMTRNATEFITPLTLQTLSQNPVATDTFSLTQESQIGHIRLADSADAIVIAPATADVIAKAAVGIADDIVTTVLLATRAKIAFAPAMNVHMYEHPTVAENLAKLSERGAVIIDPAEGALACGYEGKGRLPEPAIVVAEVERMLSVQDLADEKILVTAGPTQEAIDPVRFVSNRSSGKMGFAIARAARRRGAEVKIVAGPSSLATPYGIERIESISAQELLNATAQNFPWCTTLVMAAAIADFRPSNPADRKIKKDARGIQIAMEPIADAMPQLAAKKGSRLLIGFAAETNDLDANARDKLRRKRLDLIVANDVTQEGAGFGVDTNIVTLIGADGRAESHPQLSKDAVADLILDRIAALRAAKSKPARLRAVR; this is encoded by the coding sequence ATGAGCGTGCTGGCGGGCAAAACGATCGTTCTCGGCGTAAGCGGCGGAATTGCCGCTTACAAAGCGGCGGAGATCGTGCGTCTGCTCGTCACCGCCGGCGCCAATGTCCGGGTGATGATGACGCGCAACGCGACGGAGTTCATCACGCCGCTCACGTTGCAGACGCTCAGCCAGAACCCGGTCGCCACCGACACCTTCTCGCTCACGCAGGAATCCCAGATCGGGCACATACGCCTCGCGGACAGTGCCGACGCGATCGTGATCGCGCCGGCGACGGCGGACGTGATCGCGAAGGCCGCAGTGGGAATCGCGGACGATATCGTGACGACGGTGCTGCTCGCGACGCGAGCCAAAATCGCATTCGCGCCGGCGATGAACGTGCACATGTACGAGCATCCGACGGTCGCTGAGAATCTCGCCAAATTGAGCGAGCGCGGTGCGGTGATAATCGATCCTGCGGAGGGCGCGCTGGCGTGCGGCTACGAAGGCAAGGGGCGTCTGCCGGAGCCGGCAATCGTGGTCGCGGAAGTCGAACGGATGCTCTCGGTGCAGGACTTGGCGGACGAAAAAATACTGGTTACGGCGGGACCGACGCAGGAGGCGATCGATCCGGTGCGGTTCGTGTCGAATCGATCGTCGGGCAAGATGGGCTTTGCGATCGCGCGCGCGGCGCGGCGGCGCGGCGCTGAAGTGAAGATCGTCGCAGGGCCGTCGTCGCTCGCGACGCCATACGGGATCGAGCGAATCGAATCGATCAGCGCACAGGAACTGTTGAATGCGACGGCGCAGAATTTTCCGTGGTGCACGACGCTGGTGATGGCGGCGGCGATCGCGGATTTCAGACCCTCCAATCCGGCAGATCGAAAAATCAAGAAAGATGCGCGCGGAATTCAGATCGCGATGGAACCGATCGCGGATGCGATGCCGCAACTCGCAGCGAAGAAGGGATCGCGATTGCTAATCGGTTTCGCGGCGGAGACGAACGATTTGGACGCGAACGCGCGCGACAAACTGAGGCGCAAGCGCCTCGACCTGATCGTCGCCAACGACGTGACGCAGGAGGGCGCGGGCTTCGGCGTCGATACCAATATCGTGACGTTGATTGGGGCGGATGGCCGCGCCGAAAGTCATCCGCAGTTGTCGAAAGACGCGGTCGCTGATCTGATCCTCGATCGAATCGCGGCGTTGCGCGCGGCGAAATCGAAACCGGCGCGGCTCCGCGCCGTACGCTAA
- a CDS encoding uracil-DNA glycosylase family protein encodes MGSAESPLDRRTLVESLRDYVEQIREEGLEGLPASSTVAPGAIAKASAPPQTARTQAVEASKPDIAPGPAVELISKYPGLEKASTLDELREFIGDCTRCKLAPCRTNLVFGVGNPSAQLMFVGEAPGADEDARGEPFVGRAGQLLTDIIERGMGISRSDVYICNVIKCRPPDNRNPEPDEVASCEPFLMRQIDLVRPRAIVGLGTFAVHAILKIKTPISKLRGNWHELRGIRMMPTFHPAYLLRNPGDKRLVWADIQEVMKYLGMPIPRRGGSSS; translated from the coding sequence ATGGGCAGCGCCGAATCGCCGCTGGATCGCCGCACGCTGGTCGAATCGCTGCGCGATTACGTCGAGCAGATTCGAGAGGAAGGGCTGGAGGGATTGCCCGCGTCGAGCACGGTGGCTCCAGGAGCCATCGCGAAGGCAAGCGCGCCTCCGCAGACTGCGCGAACGCAGGCCGTCGAAGCGTCGAAGCCTGATATCGCGCCGGGACCGGCGGTCGAGCTGATCTCGAAATATCCGGGACTCGAAAAAGCATCGACGCTGGACGAACTTCGCGAATTTATCGGCGATTGCACGCGATGCAAACTCGCGCCGTGCCGGACCAACCTGGTGTTCGGCGTCGGCAATCCGAGCGCGCAGTTGATGTTCGTGGGCGAGGCGCCGGGCGCCGACGAAGATGCGCGCGGCGAGCCGTTCGTCGGGCGCGCAGGACAATTGCTCACCGACATTATCGAGCGTGGCATGGGTATCAGCCGCAGCGACGTTTATATCTGCAACGTGATCAAGTGCCGGCCGCCGGACAATCGCAATCCCGAACCGGATGAAGTCGCGTCGTGCGAGCCGTTTCTGATGCGGCAGATCGATCTCGTGCGGCCGCGCGCGATCGTCGGACTCGGCACGTTCGCGGTTCACGCGATTCTGAAAATCAAAACGCCGATCAGCAAGCTGCGCGGCAACTGGCACGAGCTGCGCGGCATCCGCATGATGCCGACGTTTCATCCCGCGTATCTGCTGCGCAATCCGGGCGACAAGCGGCTGGTGTGGGCCGATATCCAGGAAGTGATGAAGTACCTCGGGATGCCGATTCCGCGGCGCGGCGGTTCCAGTTCGTGA
- a CDS encoding nodulation protein NfeD, giving the protein MKLRRSAIAGASIAIMLIVAAHISVANSLAAAAPEHPWVELIAIDGSINPATASYIDDAIASADKGGAAALIIELDTPGGLLTSAEIIVKHLLAAPIPVIVYVAPSGAGAASAGTFIVEAANIAAMAPGTTIGAAHPVEEGGADIKGVMGQKIENFTASFARSIAQQRGRNQDWIEQAVRHSIAIGEREALAKNVVDIVAPDLRSLLTQASGRKIEVAGESRTLAIADAAVRRVRMTLGQRFLNTLSDPNIVYLLLMGGLIGLYFEFAHPGVIFPGVAGAICLLLALASFQILPINLAGLLLIFLGVGLLIAEAFVTSYGILGVGGVVALVIGSLFLIDTSKTDLAVSHGIIYGTAAALTMIILGLGYIVTRERGRPVKTGPEGLLGEVGEVREAIAPGVPGKVFVHGEIWRAISSEPLGAGARARIKAIKGLELEVQRIA; this is encoded by the coding sequence GTGAAGCTGCGACGAAGCGCGATTGCCGGCGCGAGCATCGCGATCATGTTGATTGTCGCGGCGCATATCAGCGTAGCGAATTCTTTGGCCGCCGCGGCGCCGGAGCATCCGTGGGTCGAGCTGATCGCGATCGACGGATCGATCAATCCGGCGACGGCGTCGTACATCGACGATGCGATCGCGTCGGCGGACAAGGGCGGCGCCGCGGCGCTGATAATCGAGCTCGATACTCCCGGCGGCCTACTGACTTCGGCGGAAATAATCGTGAAGCATCTGCTCGCCGCGCCGATACCGGTGATCGTTTATGTCGCACCTTCGGGAGCGGGCGCCGCGTCGGCGGGAACATTCATCGTCGAAGCTGCGAACATCGCGGCGATGGCGCCCGGCACGACGATTGGCGCGGCGCATCCGGTGGAAGAAGGCGGCGCGGACATCAAGGGCGTGATGGGGCAGAAGATCGAAAATTTCACTGCGAGCTTTGCGCGATCGATCGCGCAGCAGCGCGGGCGCAATCAGGATTGGATCGAGCAGGCGGTGCGGCACAGTATCGCGATTGGCGAGCGCGAGGCGTTGGCGAAGAACGTCGTCGATATCGTCGCGCCGGATCTTCGGAGCCTGCTGACGCAGGCGAGCGGGCGCAAAATCGAAGTGGCGGGCGAATCGCGAACGCTGGCAATCGCGGACGCCGCGGTGCGCCGCGTGCGGATGACGCTCGGCCAGCGGTTCCTTAACACGCTTTCCGATCCCAACATCGTGTACTTGCTGCTGATGGGCGGGCTGATCGGGCTGTACTTCGAATTTGCGCATCCGGGGGTGATTTTTCCCGGCGTCGCCGGCGCGATTTGTCTCTTGCTGGCGCTCGCGTCTTTTCAGATTTTGCCGATCAACCTGGCCGGGCTGTTGCTGATTTTTCTCGGCGTCGGACTTTTGATCGCGGAGGCATTCGTCACCAGCTACGGGATTCTCGGCGTCGGTGGCGTGGTCGCGCTGGTGATCGGATCGCTGTTTCTGATCGATACTTCGAAGACCGATTTGGCGGTGAGCCACGGAATTATTTATGGCACCGCGGCGGCGCTGACGATGATCATTCTTGGCCTTGGCTATATCGTGACGCGCGAGCGCGGCAGGCCGGTAAAAACCGGACCCGAAGGACTACTTGGCGAAGTTGGCGAAGTACGCGAGGCGATCGCGCCGGGTGTGCCGGGCAAAGTTTTCGTACACGGAGAAATCTGGCGCGCCATCAGCAGCGAGCCGCTCGGCGCCGGCGCTCGCGCGCGCATCAAGGCGATTAAAGGTCTGGAGTTGGAAGTGCAGCGAATAGCTTGA
- a CDS encoding slipin family protein translates to MVSGIGVIVFIFVMFLLASIKILNEYERGVVFRLGRLTPYRGPGMVFILPIIERLVRIDLRTVTLDIPPQDVITKDNVTVKVSAVLYFRVVDPSRAVTEVANYLFATMQLAQTTLRSVGGQTELDELLSQRDKLNARIQEIVDAQTEPWGVKVTLVELKNIDLPQDMQRAIAAQAEAERERRAKVIAAEGEFQAAQRLSDAAEIMSKSPITLQLRYLQTLKEIATDHNSTTVFPLPIDLFEPFRAFAKAAAARDEKDKI, encoded by the coding sequence ATGGTGTCTGGAATTGGCGTAATCGTTTTCATCTTCGTGATGTTTCTCCTCGCGAGCATCAAGATTCTCAACGAATATGAACGCGGCGTGGTGTTTCGTCTTGGGCGGCTGACGCCCTATCGCGGGCCGGGCATGGTTTTCATTTTGCCGATAATCGAGCGGCTGGTGCGAATCGATCTGCGCACGGTGACGCTCGACATTCCGCCGCAGGACGTGATCACCAAGGACAACGTGACCGTCAAAGTCAGCGCGGTGTTGTATTTTCGCGTCGTCGATCCGTCGCGCGCGGTCACCGAAGTGGCGAACTATTTGTTTGCGACGATGCAGCTTGCACAAACGACATTGCGCTCGGTGGGCGGCCAGACGGAGCTCGACGAACTGCTCAGCCAGCGCGACAAGCTGAACGCGCGGATCCAGGAGATCGTCGATGCGCAAACCGAGCCGTGGGGAGTCAAGGTGACGCTGGTCGAGTTGAAGAACATCGATTTGCCGCAGGACATGCAGCGTGCGATTGCGGCGCAGGCGGAAGCCGAGCGCGAGCGGCGCGCGAAAGTGATCGCGGCGGAGGGCGAATTTCAGGCGGCACAACGGTTGTCGGACGCGGCGGAAATCATGAGCAAGAGTCCGATCACGCTGCAACTGCGGTATTTGCAGACGCTCAAGGAGATCGCGACGGATCACAATTCGACGACGGTGTTTCCGCTGCCGATCGATTTGTTCGAGCCATTCCGCGCATTCGCGAAGGCCGCCGCCGCGCGCGACGAAAAAGACAAGATTTGA
- a CDS encoding histidine phosphatase family protein, translating to MGKLIMVRHGESEGNAIRRFTTSGEAQITELGRRQAHEAAQKIKLMFRPTLVIASTYLRARETGRIIAEELQIPIELEHELREQSLGELAGRPYESVQEDPTFDPKQSWLWRPAGGESHIEVRARVAPVLDRIVAKHPHDELVIVSHGGVMRCTWAHVTGKWEDAHVPPNCGIVLIEHREGEYLSPRVVHGEGPARETGG from the coding sequence ATGGGCAAGCTGATCATGGTTCGTCACGGCGAGAGCGAGGGCAACGCGATTCGCCGTTTCACGACGTCGGGCGAGGCGCAAATCACGGAACTTGGACGGCGGCAGGCGCATGAAGCGGCGCAGAAAATCAAGCTGATGTTTCGGCCGACGCTGGTGATCGCAAGCACGTATCTGCGCGCGCGCGAGACCGGCAGGATCATTGCGGAGGAACTGCAAATCCCGATCGAACTCGAACACGAACTGCGCGAGCAGAGTCTCGGCGAACTCGCGGGGCGGCCGTACGAATCGGTGCAGGAGGATCCGACTTTCGATCCGAAGCAGTCGTGGCTATGGCGTCCAGCGGGCGGCGAGAGCCATATCGAAGTGCGCGCGCGCGTTGCGCCGGTGCTCGATCGAATCGTCGCGAAGCATCCGCACGACGAACTTGTGATCGTGAGTCACGGCGGGGTGATGCGATGCACGTGGGCGCACGTGACCGGCAAATGGGAAGATGCGCACGTGCCGCCGAATTGCGGAATCGTGCTGATCGAGCATCGCGAGGGCGAGTACTTGTCGCCGCGAGTTGTCCATGGCGAAGGGCCGGCGCGCGAAACCGGCGGATGA